The Cyclobacterium amurskyense genome contains the following window.
TGGTCTGCATGTGTAGTGCCAAATAAAGGAATGTCCATTTGTGCCTGCGCCCATGAAACAGCATAGCAGGAGTGAGTATGGCATATGCCACCGATATGATCCCAATTGCTGTATAAAAAGGCATGGGTTTTTGTGTCTGAAGAAGGTCTCATTTCTCCTTCTACGACCTTATTATTAAAGTCCACAATAACGATGTCTTCTTCTTTTAATGTTTCATAAGGAACCCCACTTGGTTTGATGGCAAACACTCCTTTTTCCCTGTCTACCGCACTCACGTTACCAAAGGTATAAAAGACCAAATCCAATTGGGGTAACTCCATATTGGCTTTATAACACTCACTTTTCAGTTCTTTGTAATTATTCATGGTATATTGAAGGGGTTATTTAAATGCAATTGATTTATAGAAAATAGTCTATTGGCCATGAAGCCCTATCCAAATGATTGTAAATTAGAAGCAGCTTGCAATTTAGTAGGCCAGCTCTTTTTTTCCTATTTGAAATAGATGTCTGAGGAACAAATATGGAAAAAGGATCTTTAGAATGTGATTTTAAGTTAAATTTTTTCTCGTAATTTTAGATAAATTATTAGCATATAATTAAAACAAAAGCATGCAGCTAAAACAAAAAGTAGTATGGTTGGTGACTGGAAGTCAACA
Protein-coding sequences here:
- a CDS encoding L-ribulose-5-phosphate 4-epimerase codes for the protein MNNYKELKSECYKANMELPQLDLVFYTFGNVSAVDREKGVFAIKPSGVPYETLKEEDIVIVDFNNKVVEGEMRPSSDTKTHAFLYSNWDHIGGICHTHSCYAVSWAQAQMDIPLFGTTHADHNTSDIPCAPPMSDANIAGDYEHMTGQQILDCFHEKNISPEEVEMVLIGNHGPFTWGKNAQKAVYNSKVLEEIARMAYLTLQINPNAPRLKEALIKKHYERKHGEGAYYGQS